The Priestia koreensis genomic interval ATTTACACGGGTATATCATTCATTAAACCATTCGTGTTTTCAAAGCCAGTTCTACAGCATCTTCTTTCTAGCATAGACGCTTTGATTTAATGAGTGGGACGAATCTATAGTATAATTTTAAAGGATCATCATTTTTTCTAAAGGAGGGGATGTTAAGATGCCAAAAATCACAAAGATTACGACACAAAAAAACAACAGTGAACGATACAATGTGTACATTGATCAGGGAAAAGGCGAAGAATTTGGCTTTGGTGTAGATGAGTACGTATTAGCCAAATTTCAGCTTCGCAAAGGACAAGAACTATCAAGTACAGAACTAACAACCATTCTCCATGAAGATACGATTAAGAAGTCATATAACATGAGTCTTGCATTTTTAGCTCACCGAATGAGGTCTACAAAAGAAGTGTATACGTATCTGATCAAAAAAGAACTAGAACCAGAAGTTGCAAATGCAGTTATCGCGATGCTAAATGAACGTAAGTACCTAAACGATTTGGAGTTTGCTAAAGCATACGTCAATACGCAGGTGAATACAACAATCAAAGGCCCAAACCTCATTCGCCAAGAATTAATTGAAAAAGGAATATCGGAAGCGGATATTTCAACGAGCCTGCAATCGTTTGACAGTGAGCAACAGCTTGAAGCAGCGGGAAAATATGCGACAAAATTAGATCAAAAGTATAAAAAGCTTGCTCCGATGATGAAAAAGCAAAAAATTCAGCTTGCCCTAACTCAAAAAGGCTATGCTCATCCTTTAATCAATCGTTTGTTTGAAACGTTTGAACTTACAGATGATGAAGATCAACAGCTAGAGGCCATTCGTTATCAAGGAATGAAAGCACACAGAAGATACCAAAAGTATGAAGGTTGGGAATATGAAAGTAAAATGAAACAAAGCCTGTACCGAAAAGGTTTCTCTATGGATCAAATTCAAGCTTTTCTCGAAGCTTTAAAAGAAGAAGAATAAATAAAGCACGGCATCGTCCGCGCTTTATTTTTTATGATTCAATGACAATCTCTAATTCCTTTTGTCTGTTGTAGATTTCCTCTGCAACAATCGCAGGATCTTTCAGGCGACTGCGGTCTTTAATATGATCCGTTTCGTCCCAAAATGGTGTGGCCATCCCTCCCATATATGCCCCGCTAATGTGGAGAGCAGAACCTTCGTATTCCTTTTGCAGACTTTCTGTAAAGCCTCTTACAGCAAATTTACTCGCTACATAAACAGATTCGTTTACTTTCCCGCGTAGCCCTGCCGTAGAAATAATGTTCAGGATCGTCGCTTCCGGACGTGTAAGTAAGTGGGGGATGAGCTCCTGGCACATAAAAATCGTCCCTTTTACATTCGTATCAATCATTTCATTAATATTATGTTCGGACAGATCAATGAAAGGTCCAAAGTATCCCACGCCTGCGTTATTCACGAGGACGTCAATCGATGTAATACTGATTACCTCTGAAATAGCTTGTTTAATACTTGCGAAATTTTTAACATCCATTTCGATGGTATGAACGCTTTTGGTAAAATGCAGAAGTTCTTCTTTTACGGCCGCTAATTTTGTCCCATCACGACCTGTAATTACGACATTATACTGATTCTTCGCATATAAAAGAGCTAATTCCTTTCCCAAACCAGTTCCTCCACCAGTAATAAGTACAGTAGGCACATTGATCACTCATTTCTATTTAATATGTAAGGTAAAACGATTACAAAAGTCTCTTTCATTATAATCGAACTTTCTTTTGTTTCAAGGAAGACTAGATTATACTTAAAACTAAGCAAAGGGGGATTTTTACGTGCAAGAGAAACGATATAGCGAAATGACAGATCATGAATTACAACAAGAAATCGCAGTGCTAAACGAAAAAGCAAAAAAAGCCGAACAGCTTGGTATGGTGAACGAATTTGCCGTTTTAGAGCGTAAAATGACGATGGCAAAAGCCTATTTACTAGACCCAGAACAATTTCATCCTGGAAACGTCTATGAAATTGAGGGAGCGCCAGGTCATTACTTTAAAGTAGAATACTTAAACGGAGTATTTGCTTGGGGCTTTCGAGTGGGCGGGGAGCTGGCTGAAGAAGCTTTGCCTATTTCCATGCTGAAAAAATAAGTAAGAAAAGCCGCTTCCACAGAGGAAACGGCTTTTTATTAGGCATCAGTACGTTGATTTGAAGCACGCATTCTTTCTTGAGGATGCGTGTTAATCGTTCCATCTGCACGCTTAGAAGCAAATTCAGCTTTTGCACGCGGTTCGCCTTCAAGTTTATTATTCGTTGGATGAATATCTTCTGTGGACTTATTACGCATTGTCACCCACTCCTTTTAAATAAAAAAGCTGTTCACTGATGTGACAACTTACTTTGTGCTATAGTACATACAGAAGCTATGCTGTATGTTAATCATAGTATAGGCTAAAATAAGAGTCCTATGTAAAAGGGTCTCATCATTTAAGTGGAAAGAGAGGGAATAAGTATGGAGGATATTTTTGAGAGGTTAACGAACCAGCTTTTAAGCAAAAATGAATCATTGTCCTATGAGAAAGGGCGTACGTGGGTAGAAATGCTTTGGGGGGACTTTGAAGCAACTTACGCAAAAGCAGGCTATGAATATAAAGGAAGCGAGCTTACTGAAAAAATTGTGACGCAATGGATCCAACAATATGGAGACAAGCTTCATGAAATTCAAACTCGAAATCCAAAATTCAAAAAGCTTCTTGAAGCGGACGATCAGGAGAAGAAACATTAAAGGCGATGAATTCATCATCGCCTTTAATTTGGTAAATATTCTAACTTTTTTCGTAGCTTTTTCTCGCTGAAGATCCATCCTGTATATGAACAAATAATATTTAATTGGTAGTCGAGCTGAACGACCGCTACGAAAGGGTAGTAGCCCTTACTTCTGTAACGGAGGTCAATAAAACGAACTTCAATATGATCGTTGTATTCTTCAACTTCCCATCTGTGAACGGGTGAGAAAGATAAGAAGGCGGACAAATTTTCGTCTACTTTGGCAGCTTCAATAACATCTGTTTTCGGAATTGGAATTTTTTCGAACTCATCGTAAATCACAATTTCATCTTTAAATGCTCTTCCAACATAAAAACGTTCATCTGTTGTAATGGCTAAGTGCCACTGATTGAACCGAAGTGTTGGAGAAATCAGCATTTTAGTGACATTCGGAATTTTTTTGTGAATCGCTTGTTTAACTTGGTGTTGAAGATAAAAACGAATCAGATAGTATCCCAATAATACGATATAAACCCCGATAAATGTGTAAGCAGGATTAGCACCAAGCCCCCAAATTAAAATACCTACTAGATGAGCCACGAAAATGAATGGATCAAATGTGTTAATGACTCCTAGAGCCACCCATTTTTTCGTAAACGGTCGCAGCGCCTGTGTTCCGTATGCGTTAAAGACATCCACGAATACATGGAGAATAACAGACGTGAAGATCCAAGCCCATAGATGTACTAAATTAATATGAGGAAAAATGGCCGACAAAATGAGTAAAATGGGCAATGGCCACAAACAAACGGCTGGAATGGAATGGGTAATCCCACGGTGATTTCGAATATATTTAGCATTATTTTTTAATTTTAAAATCGTATCCAAATCAGGAGCTAACGAACCGGCAATTACTCCAGTCATAACAGCCTGAGCAAGATGGCCATCAGAAGCCACTGTTGGATCTAACGTAGCGAGTCCACCTAATGCGATCCCCATGACAATATGAGTACCTGTATCCAAGGTGTGAACCTCCTTTGAACTTGTATAAAAAAGGAATTTATTCAAACATGCGTTTGCATAAAAAACATGATATCCTTATTACTTGAAACCTATGCAGTAGCTTATCATGGTTTCTCATGATGATATCGAAAACAAATTAGAAAGTAAAGTAATTATATTGCCTATATCTATAGTAATACCTCGGAGGGTAGAACGTGAAACAAAGTGAAGAATTAATTAAAGGTTTTGACGCAGAACAGTTTCAACATGATCTTATATCCTGGTTTGAACGAGAGCAACGTATTCTTCCTTGGCGAGAAGATCAGGACCCATATAAAGTGTGGGTATCTGAAATTATGCTCCAGCAAACACGAGTTGATACAGTCATTCCTTATTTTCATAATTTTATTAGTAAATTTCCGACCATCAAGCATTTAGCAGAAGCGGATGAAGAAGATGTACTGAAAGCCTGGGAGGGTCTCGGTTATTATTCCCGCGCACGAAATCTACAAACAGCCGTTAAAGAAGTGCAAGAAACGTATGGCGGAATTGTTCCTAACACACCACAAGAAATTTCAAAGCTAAAAGGTGTTGGTCCTTATACAACGGGCGCTATTTTAAGTATTGCTTACGGCGTTCCAGAGCCAGCCGTCGATGGAAACGTGATGCGTGTTTTCTCACGTCTGTTGTCCATTTGGGATGATATCGCCAAACCGAAGACAAGAAAATTGTTTGAAGATGTGATTCGTCTTGTAATTTCAAATGAGAACCCATCCTTCTTTAATCAAGGATTAATGGAGCTAGGAGCGCTTATTTGCACACCAACGTCACCGTCATGCTTATTATGTCCTGTAAGGGAGCATTGTCGAGCATTTGATGAGGGAGTACAGGATGAGCTCCCTGTGAAAACGAAGAAAAAAGCAAATCGCATTCTTCATTTAGCAGCAGTCGTTTTAACGGATGAACAAAATCGTGTGCTCATCCATAAACGACCTGAGAAAGGTCTTTTAGCTAATCTATGGGAATTCCCAAATGCTGAGATTGATACCGAAATGAACTTAGATCAAGAACGTCTGCAAATGTATGTAAAAGAAGCGTACGGAGCAGAAGTAACAATTGGTGATTCCTTCGCTACCATTCAGCATATCTTCTCTCATCTGACGTGGAAGATCAACGTGTATGAAGGAAAGATAATTGGTAGCGTTCAAGAAGATGACAAGCTCAAATTGGTAACGTTTGAAGAATTAGAGAAATATGCTCTTCCCGTATCGCATCAAAACATTCTAAAGGCATATCGTTCATACGAATAGAAAGAGTCGCCTTAATGCGACTCCTTTTCTTTTAATCATAAGCAATGTGAGTGCCATGCGTATAATCAGCTTCATTACGCTTTAGGCCACCGCGTGCCTCAATTTCTTTTATGATGCTGCTATGAATGGATTGGCCTTCAGTATTAAGATAAGGCATCATTTGTTGTAAAGAATGATGAAAATAAGCCAGTTCACTGTCTTTCCAATCTGTTTTAGCCATCATGGTTAGTTCAGACATATCTCGTCCTACGTACATGTGGTTACCTCCTTTGAATCTTCATTGAGGGACTCGTCTATAATGGTGAGAGCAGTTTATTTTTTGAAGAAATGTTGAGCTCTATACAGGTAAGTATGTACAATAAGCAAGAAGACAACTTTAGATCGTTACGGTTATTGAAGTTATACATATTGTTAGGAGATGAAAAAATGACGAACAAAGTCGCATTAGTTACAGGAAGTAGTAGAGGAATCGGAAAAGAAATTGCATTACGCTTAGCAAAAGAAGGATATGACATTGTCATCAATTACGCGCGAAGCAAAACAGCTGCTCTAGAAGTAGCGACTGAGATTGAAAGCTATGGTAGAAAAGCACTTGTTGTAAAAGCAAACGTAGGAAAAGTTGATAAAATCAAAGAACTTTTCACAAAAATTGATGAAGAGTTTGGTCGTTTGGACGTATTTGTCAGCAATGCGGCTTCAGGCGTATTACGACCTGTAATGGAGCTTGAAGAATCACATTGGGACTGGACAATGGATATCAACAGCAAAGGCTATTTATTTGCAGCTCAAGAGGCAGCGAAGCGTATGGACAAAAACGGTGGCGGACAAATTGTCACGATTAGCTCACTTGGTTCAATCCGCTACCTAGAAAACTATACAACGGTTGGGGTATCAAAAGCAGCGGTAGAAGCGCTAACGCGTTATTTAGCGATTGAGCTAGCTCCTAAAAATATTCGCGTTAATGCCGTTTCGGGTGGAGCGGTTGATACAGATGCATTAAAGCATTTCCCTAATCGCGAAGATTTATTATCAGATGCGAAGTCACAAACCCCAACAGGACGAATTGTGGAACCGAAAGATATGGCGGATGCTGTGTTATTTTTAATTTCTGAACAAGCTTCTATGATCTGTGGACAAACAATTATTGTCGATGGTGGTCGTTCACTGCTCATGTAATTCGTAAAAAAGTTTGTATAGAGTCATCCTCTGCGGGACAAATTAATTTTCGTGGAGGTGATTACAATGACAAACAAAAACAACAAAACACAATCTGGTACAAACGTACAACACGTGAAACAACAAAACGCTCAAGCTGCTGGTAAATACGGTACTGAGTTCGCTAGCGAAACTAGCGCTCAACACGTAAAACAAGCAAACGCTCAAGCTGAAGCTGGTAAAAACCAAAAATCTGGTAAATACCAAGGCTAATTTCAACTATGATGGCAGGTAATTAACGTTTATCTGCTTTATCTGTAAAAACGCTCTGTATTAATAGGAAGGCTGTGAAGTCTCCGAAAGATACAGGGCGTTTTTTTATAAAACGACAAAACTTGTCTAAAGTCTACATATGTTGTCAAAGGAATGTTTTTTTTAGCAGAGAATTGATAGAGAGATCATGTTTAAAGGGAGGACTAAGAAATTGTCACAACTATTTGATCAGTTAGTATCACAACAGTTAGAGACAATGGATCAATTGCTATTTTTGCAATCGGAGTTAGAAAGATGCCAAAGAATTGAACAAGAATTACAAGACCTGTATGGGCAGTCAGCTCTCGAATCCATTCAGCATGAAATTTCCGGAATGAAAAAGCAACTCAAGGAAATTCAAGAGGTATTTCAACAGCAAACAGAGCAGATCATTCAATCCTATGAACAAGAACGGAATCAAAATGTTTCTTCAACACCGTCATTTTGAAAAAAGATTTAATGAATCAAATATTTTTAAAAATCCATAAAATAGGCATGATAACAAGGAATAGATGAGATAGGTCAATTCAAAAGAGAGGATTTTCCTCCTGAGAATTGACCTATTTGGTTTTAAAATGCTGATGTAATCGTTATAATAATATCTAATAGGCAAAGACGTGCAGTAAAATAGTGGGAAAAATCTTCATAAGGAAGTGTAAAATGAAAGTAGGGGAGTAAAAGTGGGCATTCCGATGTCAGGAGAAACAATACAAATACATAGTTATAAACACAATGGACATATCCATCGAATATGGAATGCTACAACGATATTGAAGGCCACACAAAATTTAGTGATCGGAGCCAATGATCGTACGCTCGTAACAGAGTCTGACGGAAGAACGTGGGTTACGAGAGAGCCGGCAATTTGTTATTTTCATTCTAAATACTGGTTTAATGTAATCGGTATGATTCGGGAAGATGGCATTTATTATTACTGTAATATTAGTTCACCGTTCGTGTATGATGAAGCACTGAAATACATTGACTACGATTTAGATATTAAAGTATTTCCAGACATGACATATGTTGTATTAGACGAAGATGAGTACGAAAAACATCGAAAACAAATGCATTATCCAGAAGTTATTGACCACATTCTACACAGCCACGTTGAAAAATTAAAAAGCTGGATTCGTCAGCGAAAAGGACCATTTGCGCCAGATTTTATTGATATATGGTACGAGCGTTTTTTAATGCATCGTAATTAAGGAACCTGTTGCACCATGTACAACAGGTTCTTGATTTTTGGAACGAGAGGGCGATTTTTCTGAGCAGTATTCGCAGATATTTAACATTTGTAAGGCCATATAGATGGCAAATCTTTGGGACGATTCTAATCGGTCTATTAAAGTTTGGTATTCCGCTTCTTGTTCCTCTTCTATTGAAGTATGTCATTGATGACATTATTGGAGGCAATCTATCAAACGCTGAGAAACTACATCAGCTCTATTGGATTATGGGTGGGACATTCATTATATTTGCCGTTTTACGTCCCCCTATTGAATACTTCCGTCAGTATTATGCACAGTGGGTATCGAGTAAAGTGCTGTATGATATTCGCAGCAAACTGTTTGATCATTTACAGCGATTAAGCTTACGTTTTTACTCAAACACTCGTGCAGGAGAAGTGATCTCACGTATTATTAACGATGTTGAACAAACAAAAACGTTCGTAGTGACAGGACTCATGAATGTCTGGCTCGATACGATGACCATTATCATCTCGATTGTGATCATGTTCACGATGGACGTTCCGCTTACGATTGTTTCGATTATCTTATTTCCTGTCTATGCGTTCTCTGTTAAATACTTCTATGCACGTTTGCGAGATTTAACACGCAAAAGATCTCAAGCCTTAGCTGAAGTACAAGGGCATTTGCATGAACGTGTGCAAGGTATTTCTGTCATTCGAAGCTTTGCAATTGAAGAGCATGAGCAAAAGCGATTTGACAAGCAAAACAATAACTTCCTAACAAAAGCCCTCAATCATACGAGCTGGAACGCTAAAACGTTTGCGGTTGTAAATACCGTTACCGATTTAGCACCGCTTCTTGTTATCGGATATGCGGCTTATGAAGTTATTAATGGACAGATGAAAATCGGAACTATGGTAGCGTTTGTGACTTATATCGATCGTCTGTACAATCCACTGCGTCGCTTAGTCAATTCTTCTACCACGCTTACGCAATCGTTGGCATCGATGGACCGTGTATTTGAATTATTGGACGAGCCTTATGATATCGTTGATAAAAAGGATGCCGTGGAGTGTCAGCAAGTGAAGGGAAGAGTCACTTTTGATGAGGTGACGTTTGCTTATAACGATGACGAACCATCAGTGCTACACGACGTGAATCTAGACGTCCAAGCTGGTCAATCCATTGCCTTTGTGGGAATGAGCGGTGGAGGGAAATCAACACTAATTAGCTTGATTCCACGTTTTTACGACGTCACGTCAGGTCGTATTTTGTTAGATGGAATAGATATCCGTGAATATAAAGCACGTAGTCTTCGAGATAAGATTGGAATGGTTCTTCAAGATTCTCTTTTATTCAGTGAAACGGTCAGGGAAAATATTTTGCTAGGAAAGCCTGATGCAACTGAGGAAGAAGTATATGAAGCAGCTCGTGCAGCTAACGCTCATGATTTCATCCTAGGGCTACCAGAAGGATATGACACGAAAGTCGGAGAACGAGGAGTGAAGCTATCTGGTGGTCAGAAGCAGCGCATTGCGATCGCCAGGGTGTTTTTGAAAAACCCACCAATTCTTGTGTTTGATGAAGCAACGTCTGCGTTAGATTTGGAAAGCGAGCATTTAATTCAAGAGGCGCTTGAACATCTAGCAAAAGATCGAACAACTTTTATCGTAGCGCATCGCTTATCTACGATTACCCACGTTGATAAAATCGTTCTTTTAGAGCATGGGAAAATTGTAGAAACGGGCACTCATGAAGAATTAATGAATAAAAAAGGTCACTATTATGACTTGTTTAACGTCCAACAGTTAGACGTTATGTAAAAAGGTTCCGAGAGGAGCCTTTTTATTTTTTTGGATTGAATAGTCGAATAATGTAAAAAAATCCTCTTTTCTTTTAGAACTAACCACTGTATAATCTTAAAATAAACAATATTCTAAAAATTAAAACATTAGGGAGGTACAACAATGCCTCAAAAGGCCGTGCTTCAAGTTAATAACCTCAAAACTTCCTTTTTCACCGAAGACGGAGAAGTTCCAGCAGTAGATGGAATTAGTTTTACGATTCATGAAGGCGAGATTTTAGGAATTGTAGGCGAATCAGGATGTGGGAAAAGCGTTACCTCGCTCTCAATTATGAAGTTGATTCCTTCACCTCCAGGGAAAATTGTCGAAGGAGAAATTTATTTTAATGAGCAAAATCTCGTCCCCGCCTCAGAAGAGAAAATGAGGCAAATACGCGGAAATGAGATGGCAATGATTTTTCAGGAGCCTATGACCTCGTTAAATCCGCTTTTCACAATTGGCAATCAGCTAACGGAGCCTTTACGAATACATAAGAAATTAACGAAGAAACAAGCGAAAGAACATATCATCAATGTGTTAAAACTTGTTGGACTACCACGTGCAGAAGAACTCATCAATGAATATCCTCACCAGCTATCTGGCGGTATGAGACAACGTGTCATGATTGCAATGGCGTTACTTTGTGACCCCAAATTGTTAATAGCAGATGAACCTACTACCGCTTTAGACGTAACAATTCAAGCACAAATTCTACAGTTAATGAAAAGCTTAAATAAAAAATTAAATACGGCCGTTATGCTCATTACCCACGATTTAGGTGTAGTCGCAGAAGTATGTGACCGCATTGTAGTTATGTATGGTGGGCAAATAGTTGAAGAAGCAGACGTAAAGACCATCTTCAAAAATGCAAAACACCCTTATACGATGGGACTTATTAAATCGATACCCGATAAACGCTTTAAAAAGGATCGTTTATACTCTATCCCTGGAAACGTGCCAAAACCTGGATCAGTTCGAACAGGATGCCGATTTGCTGCACGCTGTGAATTTGCGTTTGAACGCTGCACAAAAGAAGATCCTTATCTCTACGGGGTGAGTGCAGAAGGTGAAAAACCCCATTATGCACGCTGCTTTTTACATGAAACAGAGGGGGTAAAAAAAGGTGACACAGCCGTTACTTCAAGTTAAAGGATTGAAAAAACACTTTCCCATTACGGGTGGGATACTCGGAAAGAAAACGGGAGATGTCAAAGCGGTTGACGGTGTGAGCTTTGAAGTGAAAAAAGGAGAGACGCTAGGAATTGTGGGTGAAAGTGGATGTGGTAAATCCACAACGGGTAAGCTTCTCCTTAGACTCCTTGATCCGACAGAGGGACAAGTCATTTTTGAAAACCAAGAGCTTACGGCATTAAAGAATAGTGACGTTCGAAAGGTTCGAAAGGAAATGCAAATGATCTTCCAAGATCCATTTGCTTCACTGAACCCTCGACATAATGTCGAGAAGATCTTAGAAGAACCGCTCATCGTACATGGAATTGGATCGAAGGCAGAGCGAAGAAAAATGGTGCATGAAATGCTTGAAGTTGTAGGATTAAGCGCTTATCACGCAAAACGCTATCCTCATCAATTTAGCGGTGGGCAGCGTCAGCGTATTGGGATTGCACGAGCATTAATGACGAGACCAAAGCTGATTATTGCAGATGAACCTGTATCAGCCCTAGATGTATCCATTCAATCGCAGGTATTGAATTTACTAGAAGACTTACAAAATGAATTTCAATTAACCTATGTTTTTATCTCTCATGACCTAGGAGTTGTGCGGCATATCAGTGATCGTGTTGGCGTTATGTATTTAGGGAATATGGTTGAACTTGCTAATAGTGAAGACATTTATAGTAGACCATTACATCCTTATACCGAAGCACTATTGTCAGCCGTTCCGGTTCCAGACCCTGAATTCCAGCGTGAGCAGATCGTTTTACAAGGAGATATTCCTAGTCCGTCCAACCCGCCAACGGGATGTGCATTTCATACTCGTTGTGGAAAATGTATGGATGTATGTCGAACGACAAGACCGGAATTTAAAGAGATTGAATCCGGCCATTTTGTAGCTTGTCATCTGTATGAATAAATTTCTAGGAAACGTATAGATATTTATAGGTAGGACTATTTTACTCTGTGAATACTGGTTTTTTCAGGTTAATCACCTGTTAAAAAAATAGATAAAATCAAAGGGGGATTTTAAGTGAAAAAGTGGTATACCGTACTTTTAACAATGGTATTAGCCCTTTCAATTGTACTAGCTGGGTGTGGAAAATCTAGTACAAGTGGTAAAGGTGGCGGCGACAGTAGCAGCGGTGATAAACAAACCACGCTTGTGTATGGACGCGGTGGGGATTCTGTTTCCCTTGACCCAGCTACAGCAACAGACGGTGAGTCATTTAAAGTAACGGAAAATATTTTTGATACATTGATTGATTTTAAAGAAAGCAGCACGGATTTAACACCAGGTTTAGCAACTGAGTGGAGTACTTCTGACGATGGTTTAGTACAAACATTAAAGCTTCGTGAAGGAATCAAATTCCAAGATGGAAGCGACTTTAACGCAGAAGCAGTTGTATTTAACTTTAATCGCTGGAAAGCAGGAAACAAAGAGCAATTCTACTATTATAACTCACAGTTCGGTGATGTTATTGAGAGTGTAACAGCAAAGGATGCAACTACAGTTGAATTTAAATTAAAACATCCGCTTGCGCCATTCTTTAAAAACCTTGGCATGGGTGCATTCGCCATTTCTTCTCCAGAAGCGATTAAAAAATATGGCGACAAATACATGAAAAATCCAGTAGGTACAGGTCCATACAAGTTTGTTGAATGGAAAGAAAACGATCGTATTACAATTGAAAAGAACAAAGACTATTGGGTAAAAGATGAGCCAAAATTAGAGAAAGTTATTTTTACCGTTATTCCTGAAAACTCTGCGCGACTAAATGCGTTAAAAACAGGAGAAGTGGATTTAATTGATGGAGTGAACTACAGTGATGTTCCGTCTGTGAAGAGTGATTCTAACCTTCAAGTTATTACACGTCCTTCACTAAACGTAGCTTACCTTGGTTTAACAAGCACAAGAGGACCTTTGAAAGATAAAAAAGTACGTCAAGCATTGAACTATGCAGTAAACAAAAAAGAGCTTATTGAAGGTTTCTATGCAGGAGAAGCAAAACCAGCAGTAAACCCAATGCCTCCAGTAGTAGAAGGCTATAATGATGAATTAAAAGATTACGATTTTGATTTAGATAAGGCGAAGAAGCTTCTTGCAGAAGCTGGCTACAAAGATGGTTTTAGCATTGAACTTTGGGCAATGCCTGTAGCGCGACCATATATGCCAGATGGACAAAAGATTGCGGAAGCACTTCAAGCAAACTTCGAAAAGATTGGTGTAAAAGCAAAAATCGTTACGTATGAGTGGGCAACATACCTTGAAAAAGCACGTAAAGGGGAAGCAGATACGTTCTTATTAGGATGGACTGGTGATAACGGTGATGCTGATAACTTCTTATATGTACTTCTTGACCAAGATTCAATCGGAAGCAACAACTATACGTACTATAAAAATCCAAAAGTGCATGATTTATTAATTCAAGCACAAACAGAGGTAGATCAAGCAAAACGTAATGAGCTTTACAAGCAGGCTCAAGCAATTATTAAAGATGATGCACCGTGGATTCCACTTGTATACTCAAACCCAGCTCTTGCTGCAAAAGCGAATTTAGAAGGATTCCATCCACATCCAACTGGATCTGATAAGTTCCTAGGCGTTTATTTTAAGTAATCGGTCATAAATAGTTAAATGAAAATCGCCCAATTCACCTCTCCGTGATGGTAAGGAGGAAGAGGGCGATTTCATTTGAACATTCATACATAGCTATTTTGGA includes:
- the recX gene encoding recombination regulator RecX, encoding MPKITKITTQKNNSERYNVYIDQGKGEEFGFGVDEYVLAKFQLRKGQELSSTELTTILHEDTIKKSYNMSLAFLAHRMRSTKEVYTYLIKKELEPEVANAVIAMLNERKYLNDLEFAKAYVNTQVNTTIKGPNLIRQELIEKGISEADISTSLQSFDSEQQLEAAGKYATKLDQKYKKLAPMMKKQKIQLALTQKGYAHPLINRLFETFELTDDEDQQLEAIRYQGMKAHRRYQKYEGWEYESKMKQSLYRKGFSMDQIQAFLEALKEEE
- a CDS encoding SDR family NAD(P)-dependent oxidoreductase; its protein translation is MPTVLITGGGTGLGKELALLYAKNQYNVVITGRDGTKLAAVKEELLHFTKSVHTIEMDVKNFASIKQAISEVISITSIDVLVNNAGVGYFGPFIDLSEHNINEMIDTNVKGTIFMCQELIPHLLTRPEATILNIISTAGLRGKVNESVYVASKFAVRGFTESLQKEYEGSALHISGAYMGGMATPFWDETDHIKDRSRLKDPAIVAEEIYNRQKELEIVIES
- a CDS encoding YfhH family protein, producing MQEKRYSEMTDHELQQEIAVLNEKAKKAEQLGMVNEFAVLERKMTMAKAYLLDPEQFHPGNVYEIEGAPGHYFKVEYLNGVFAWGFRVGGELAEEALPISMLKK
- a CDS encoding small, acid-soluble spore protein K encodes the protein MRNKSTEDIHPTNNKLEGEPRAKAEFASKRADGTINTHPQERMRASNQRTDA
- a CDS encoding YfhJ family protein; this translates as MEDIFERLTNQLLSKNESLSYEKGRTWVEMLWGDFEATYAKAGYEYKGSELTEKIVTQWIQQYGDKLHEIQTRNPKFKKLLEADDQEKKH
- a CDS encoding metal-dependent hydrolase, which gives rise to MDTGTHIVMGIALGGLATLDPTVASDGHLAQAVMTGVIAGSLAPDLDTILKLKNNAKYIRNHRGITHSIPAVCLWPLPILLILSAIFPHINLVHLWAWIFTSVILHVFVDVFNAYGTQALRPFTKKWVALGVINTFDPFIFVAHLVGILIWGLGANPAYTFIGVYIVLLGYYLIRFYLQHQVKQAIHKKIPNVTKMLISPTLRFNQWHLAITTDERFYVGRAFKDEIVIYDEFEKIPIPKTDVIEAAKVDENLSAFLSFSPVHRWEVEEYNDHIEVRFIDLRYRSKGYYPFVAVVQLDYQLNIICSYTGWIFSEKKLRKKLEYLPN
- the mutY gene encoding A/G-specific adenine glycosylase → MKQSEELIKGFDAEQFQHDLISWFEREQRILPWREDQDPYKVWVSEIMLQQTRVDTVIPYFHNFISKFPTIKHLAEADEEDVLKAWEGLGYYSRARNLQTAVKEVQETYGGIVPNTPQEISKLKGVGPYTTGAILSIAYGVPEPAVDGNVMRVFSRLLSIWDDIAKPKTRKLFEDVIRLVISNENPSFFNQGLMELGALICTPTSPSCLLCPVREHCRAFDEGVQDELPVKTKKKANRILHLAAVVLTDEQNRVLIHKRPEKGLLANLWEFPNAEIDTEMNLDQERLQMYVKEAYGAEVTIGDSFATIQHIFSHLTWKINVYEGKIIGSVQEDDKLKLVTFEELEKYALPVSHQNILKAYRSYE
- the fabL gene encoding enoyl-[acyl-carrier-protein] reductase FabL, whose protein sequence is MTNKVALVTGSSRGIGKEIALRLAKEGYDIVINYARSKTAALEVATEIESYGRKALVVKANVGKVDKIKELFTKIDEEFGRLDVFVSNAASGVLRPVMELEESHWDWTMDINSKGYLFAAQEAAKRMDKNGGGQIVTISSLGSIRYLENYTTVGVSKAAVEALTRYLAIELAPKNIRVNAVSGGAVDTDALKHFPNREDLLSDAKSQTPTGRIVEPKDMADAVLFLISEQASMICGQTIIVDGGRSLLM
- a CDS encoding gamma-type small acid-soluble spore protein — translated: MTNKNNKTQSGTNVQHVKQQNAQAAGKYGTEFASETSAQHVKQANAQAEAGKNQKSGKYQG
- a CDS encoding YgaB family protein; this encodes MSQLFDQLVSQQLETMDQLLFLQSELERCQRIEQELQDLYGQSALESIQHEISGMKKQLKEIQEVFQQQTEQIIQSYEQERNQNVSSTPSF
- the ntdP gene encoding nucleoside tri-diphosphate phosphatase, yielding MGIPMSGETIQIHSYKHNGHIHRIWNATTILKATQNLVIGANDRTLVTESDGRTWVTREPAICYFHSKYWFNVIGMIREDGIYYYCNISSPFVYDEALKYIDYDLDIKVFPDMTYVVLDEDEYEKHRKQMHYPEVIDHILHSHVEKLKSWIRQRKGPFAPDFIDIWYERFLMHRN